AGACCGCCGCTCAGCACCGGGTTCAGCGCGGTCCAGGTGCCAGGGGGCGGCGTTTCGTTCCGCTGTCCCTGAGCCTGCCGAGTCCGCCGGCGTTCAGTGCGTGGGTTCATAGGGCCGGCGGGCCGCCACCGGCCCCGGCCGGGGCCCAAAGGTCAGCTCGGCGTGGCCCGGTACGGCCTTGGCGGCGAATTCGTGCAGGCCCAGACGATCCGGCGCTTCCAGGTGGTAGCGGAAGTTCCACAGGTAATGCTGCACCACGCGCTCCGGCAGCCCCAGGCGCGGGGCGTGGCGCCGGGCCACGGCGGCGAGGTGCCCCAGGCCCTCCCGGCGGGCCTCGCGCATGGCCTGAATCAGCGCCGGGGGTGGGGGGTTGTCCTTGCGGTAGGCCCACACGGCAAAGGTGAAGGGGTGCCCGGTCAGGTCAAACCACGCGCAGGCCAGGTCCGTCACGGTGATGCCCCGGCCGGTGTTGGGCAGGCTGGTCATGGTGGTCTGCGGGGTTAGCGGCCCGGCCACGCCATACCACTCGCGCAGGGCGCTGTCGCCAATGCGCAGCACGCCGTCGTAACCCCCCTTCAGCAGCGTCTCGGCGTCGCCCTCGGCGCGCTCCAGCACTGGGCTCAGGCCCCACTCGCGCAGCAGCACCTCCAGCAGCGCCACGCTCATGGCCGACTGCGCGGTCAGGGCAATGCGGCGCACCTGGCGCAGGGGCCGCGTGTGAAACAGGTTCACCGAATACACCGGCCCCAGCACCGCCACGCTGAAATCCGGCAGGGCTTCCAGAATGTCGGCATGGCGAATGAACTCGACCGCGCTGATGTTGGCGATGTCCACCCGCCCCGACAGCAGCGCCGCGTTCATCTCGGTGGGCACGCCCGTGATGGCCGTGACGCCAGATGGCAACGCCAGGGTGTCAAGAATGGGGGCCACGTTGGTGTAGTGAATCCAGCCGGCGCGGTAGGTCATAGCGCACCTGCGGTGCGCGTTGATGGGT
This region of Deinococcus multiflagellatus genomic DNA includes:
- a CDS encoding menaquinone biosynthetic enzyme MqnA/MqnD family protein, with translation MTYRAGWIHYTNVAPILDTLALPSGVTAITGVPTEMNAALLSGRVDIANISAVEFIRHADILEALPDFSVAVLGPVYSVNLFHTRPLRQVRRIALTAQSAMSVALLEVLLREWGLSPVLERAEGDAETLLKGGYDGVLRIGDSALREWYGVAGPLTPQTTMTSLPNTGRGITVTDLACAWFDLTGHPFTFAVWAYRKDNPPPPALIQAMREARREGLGHLAAVARRHAPRLGLPERVVQHYLWNFRYHLEAPDRLGLHEFAAKAVPGHAELTFGPRPGPVAARRPYEPTH